In the genome of Diabrotica undecimpunctata isolate CICGRU chromosome 2, icDiaUnde3, whole genome shotgun sequence, the window CCGTTTAAATTTATCATCAGGAAATATTTCTTGAGTTGTCTGCACTATGCACAAAGTTTTTTCTATAGGTGTTGGCCTATTTTCAAAAgccataaaaaataaattgatagTTTCTTGTACTGAATTGCCCCCAAactaccattttattatttgtacccgTTCTTCTGTTGTATAAACAGTCGGCATAATTATTTCTTATCTTCACACTTACAAAGTTACCTCCAAAAAGAAATACATAGCTGTCGACAGGTGGCTTCTCTCGTCTCGACGAATGGCGATGTTGCTAAAAGTATCTTATATTATTCAAAATTGGGTTACaatttcgtcaaataaaaatGCGAATCTGTAAATTTTTCATGGATTTTAGAAATTTTGGACCAGTATTTGTGTCAATTaatgtttcatttttaatatcatcattaagttttgaatggcaatataaccgcaccactgatcgccaattttttaaatcaattcaatgttttaattcaaatatgtGATAAGGCAACCCTGTCGCGTATAAGCTAAGCTGGATCGGAAATTCGCAAGACGTTCGTTAATGGGCGTGTCTAAAAAATGGGAAGGGGAGACCAAGGGgtaatatatttgttttctttgtctattagctgaaaatatgattttatatctgtgttagatatcctgttaaattctacCATACCGAACATAaagttttacctacactgtatatacaAAAATCAAGTTAAATATCTACAGAGTAGTCTCTTAAATCACCGTTTTGAAgtctatatttaaatataatccattattattaacaacaaactACGAACGTTATCATTATAATGAAATTACATAACTCAATAGATCATAATTATATGCAAATTTTTATCATATCTGTTTTAATTTTACAGGTGCTGTTGTTAGAAGCTGGGGATGAAGAACCACTTGTCGCAGATGTTCCTGCATTTGCCCCAATGCTGCAAGGCTCTAGTATTGATTGGATGTATGAGACGCAACCTTCACCAAAAAGTTGTCTTGCTAGGGACGAGGGAAGATGTACATGGGCCAGAGGCAAAGTGATGGGTGGATCTTCAACTATAAACTACATGATTTATATTAGAGGTCACCCAGAAGACTATGATGAGTGGGAATATATGGGCAACCATGGATGGTCGTATAAAGATGTTTTGCCgtattttaaaaaatctgaggATAATAAGAATCATGATCATAAAAAAATAGATCCTCATTATCATGGAGTAGGGGGCTATCAAACAGTCGAATTTTTTCCTTACCAAGACAAAAATACCCTTGGACTACTTCACTCTTATGAAGAACTAGGTCTACCAAAAGTTGATCAAAATAGCGAACACCTTATCGGTACTATGCTGTTACAACACACCACAAGACATGGTGAACGACTAAGTACAAATGGAGCCTTTATAAGGCCGattagaaataaaagaaaaaacttaactGTTAGAACTAACGCCCATGTTACGCGAATACTAATAGATGAAAAAACTAAGAAAGCGTACGGTgtagaatattttaataaagGGAAACTTGTTCAAGTAGTAGCAAAGAAAGAAGTCATTTTGTCAGCAGGAACTATTAACTCACCGATATTATTAATGTTAAGTGGCGTGGGTCCAGCAAGTCATCTGCAGGAAAATGGAATTAAAGTTCTTAAAGACTCAGCTGTAGGTTTCAATTTGCAAGATCACACTACGATAGATGGTGTCGTGTTTGCTTTAACTAATCACACTGCTACACTGGTCGACGAGAACCAAATGAAAGCAGATACATATTATTGGAAAAACAAAAGAGATGGACCATTAGCATCAACAGGTGCATTACAAACAAATGCTTTTATTcagacaaaatttgaaaatagcCATGATAGACCAGACATTCAAATTTCTATTGACTCGGTCAATACAGATAATTTTTTCACTGATCCTATTCTCAGTTATAATACTGCAGTTTTACCATTGGCTTACTACAGTGGGATGATGGCAAGACCGATATTGCTTAATCCAGAATCAAGAGGAAGAATATTGTTAAACCAGTCCGATCCCATTTTCGGTACTCCTCTTATCTACGCAAATACTTTCTTTGAAGAAATAGATTTACTTAGAATTGTTGAGGGAGTAAAACAAAGTCTAAATCTTGAACGGACCAGTTTCTTTAAACACGCCGGAATACAACTTGTACGAACACCTTTACCAGCTTGTCAACATGTACCCTTTGGCACTGACGAATATTGGGCATGCATAGCCATGGCATATACCACTACTATTttccatcctgttggaacatgtAAAATGGGACCTCATCATGATGAAAGTGCAGTAGTTGATTCTCACTTAAGAGTCTACGGCATCAACTCGTTACGAGTTATAGATGCCTCTATTATGCCTAAAATTGTAAGGGGGAACACGAATGCACCTACTATTATGATAGCTGAAAAAGGGagtgattttattaaaaaaacatggttAAAAGAAAAACATCATAACGAAAAATCTCACACGGCCAAAAGTAGTAGTAATTCTTTGTTTGATTTTGGAAATTTCTTTGAAGTCAATTTTTAAACCGCGATAGTAATTCTTATGTTATTTAATAGTAATATTTAAATTTCTAATGACTGTTTGAACTCTAAAAGCTGTGGTTGGAAGCTTtcgtattgttatttttttttttatttcaaaaactatattacattgtgtacatttaatattatctcGATACATTACAATCATGTCATGTACTACAATCGAAGCTTTTATTGCCATTGTAGTAACAtttcttacaaatttattattgaCATTTTCCAATCAAATTCACTAAAGAGTTttcagaaaataatattaaagttttAGTACTTGAAACGGAAAGGACAATATAGCGGTAGTTAGAGTCAGAAAACAAACTTGTTAAGTCATCTCGTAGACAAAAGGTGTTACAACAGGACTTCTTTCTATCGCCAActctttttaaaatttatctTAAAATACTGAAAAAGCCAAATGCAGCTCCGTCACATACAGAAAAAAATGAGGTTggaattattttataataatttttatttggtgaTAGAACTTTCTTTGTTTTTCCTTGACTCATATAGTTTCCGAGCTGTTCCAATATGACATTTTCTGATTTTCCTTTCATTTTtcgatttttcttttcttcttaagTTTTTGAACCTTCCTATTGTTGTCCTAGTTTTTCGTTGTTGCATGGTCCTAAATGCCTCGTTTTCTCATCTGTTACTTTTGCATTTTTGGTCAAACCATTCGTTTCTCTCTTGGTTTCTGGATATTCCCAATGTGCTTTCGGCTGCCAATTTCATAGCCTCCGTGCAGTTGTTCCACATTTTTGTGCTTGACTGAACGACTGTCTAAGTATGTTTTAgggtttattttatatataagtgAAACTATTTCTCTGTGTTATCTTGGTAGCATATCTCTTTTTCTATTTGGGCGTTGATGTTCCCAATGATTATTTTAATATCGCTTTTATCAAGATTTACACGGAGGATACATAAGCGATTATTTTATGGCTTAAAATCAATAACATGATTCCTGATTTTCTGTGATACTAGGAAAGCAGTTCCGAATTTGTGTCCGAATTTCGAAGATATTACGCATAATGCCGGTTCCTGTCCGTAGGAGTTGATCTTGGAGCAACTTTAGTCCCGCTATCCTATATAGCGTTCTTTCATTCCAAGTATTAATTTTTAAGTCATTGTAATTAGTTCGTTCCCTCTCATCATCGTAAACTCAGTCTGGATTTTCTGGCTTAAGATTTTGTAACAATAGGTTTTTACGAGATGAGGGAGTTAGCCTCCAGATTTAAAGCACTGGACACTGGCCTTTACCCATACCTTCGTGGGTAGGCTTTGCTAGTGACAGCTATATGTGTATACTTAATCATTACTTGGCATTTACTGATAGCATCCACTTGGCATGGATATTATCACCAAGAGCTATGACACTAGCCATTCACCCTTCTCCTTTCTCATCCGGGCTTAGT includes:
- the LOC140434914 gene encoding glucose dehydrogenase [FAD, quinone]-like, which translates into the protein MVQTWTPPDLSQPCAVHTNLTTCQPSTFLFLQLVANLFGYSPDAKNKYGYDYDFSSGFSSWDFTNPYDSAKPKQEEYDFIIVGAGSAGCVVANRLTEIEHWRVLLLEAGDEEPLVADVPAFAPMLQGSSIDWMYETQPSPKSCLARDEGRCTWARGKVMGGSSTINYMIYIRGHPEDYDEWEYMGNHGWSYKDVLPYFKKSEDNKNHDHKKIDPHYHGVGGYQTVEFFPYQDKNTLGLLHSYEELGLPKVDQNSEHLIGTMLLQHTTRHGERLSTNGAFIRPIRNKRKNLTVRTNAHVTRILIDEKTKKAYGVEYFNKGKLVQVVAKKEVILSAGTINSPILLMLSGVGPASHLQENGIKVLKDSAVGFNLQDHTTIDGVVFALTNHTATLVDENQMKADTYYWKNKRDGPLASTGALQTNAFIQTKFENSHDRPDIQISIDSVNTDNFFTDPILSYNTAVLPLAYYSGMMARPILLNPESRGRILLNQSDPIFGTPLIYANTFFEEIDLLRIVEGVKQSLNLERTSFFKHAGIQLVRTPLPACQHVPFGTDEYWACIAMAYTTTIFHPVGTCKMGPHHDESAVVDSHLRVYGINSLRVIDASIMPKIVRGNTNAPTIMIAEKGSDFIKKTWLKEKHHNEKSHTAKSSSNSLFDFGNFFEVNF